From Candidatus Omnitrophota bacterium, a single genomic window includes:
- the phoU gene encoding phosphate signaling complex protein PhoU, translating to MERHLDNELKELTKKLLEMAGLVEESIYKAIDSLKTQNKDKAEEIINNDKNIDELELVIEDKCLSLLSLFQPQASDLRFITNATKINAELERIADLSVDIAQRVIELVDKPLIKPLVDIPKLAEVAQKMVKEAIDAFVNRDEELAKKVVLSDREADSLRNLVHRELVYDYIVKDGTTAPRAVPLLLVARHLERICDHATNIAEDVIYMVSAKVVKHHPEKL from the coding sequence ATGGAAAGACATTTGGACAACGAGTTAAAAGAATTAACAAAAAAACTTTTAGAGATGGCGGGGCTTGTAGAAGAATCGATTTATAAAGCTATTGATTCTTTGAAAACGCAGAATAAAGATAAGGCAGAAGAGATAATAAACAACGACAAGAATATCGATGAACTGGAACTTGTTATTGAGGATAAATGTTTAAGCTTACTCTCGCTTTTTCAGCCCCAGGCAAGCGATTTAAGATTTATTACCAATGCCACAAAGATAAATGCGGAATTGGAACGCATTGCGGATTTATCAGTAGACATTGCTCAACGGGTTATAGAGTTGGTGGATAAGCCTTTGATTAAGCCGCTTGTGGATATTCCTAAATTAGCAGAAGTTGCTCAGAAGATGGTTAAGGAAGCAATAGACGCTTTTGTAAATCGCGATGAAGAGCTGGCTAAAAAAGTAGTACTTTCTGACCGCGAAGCGGATTCTTTGCGCAACCTTGTGCACCGCGAGTTGGTTTATGACTATATAGTAAAGGATGGAACTACCGCTCCTCGTGCTGTTCCTCTTTTGTTAGTTGCTCGGCACTTAGAACGGATATGCGACCATGCTACCAATATTGCTGAAGATGTAATTTATATGGTTTCTGCTAAAGTAGTTAAGCACCATCCTGAGAAATTATAA
- a CDS encoding arsenate reductase ArsC translates to MDKKKILFVCVENSCRSQIAEGFANHLGKDKLVAYSAGSKPAYTIEPKAVTVMRELGIDISQQNSKGFNDLTVKNFDYAITLGCKDICPFVPAEKHIHWDIEDPKGKSIEFFRKVRDELKQKIEDLIKNLA, encoded by the coding sequence ATGGATAAGAAGAAAATTCTCTTTGTCTGTGTCGAGAATTCCTGTCGTAGTCAGATTGCAGAAGGTTTTGCCAATCATTTAGGAAAAGATAAGTTGGTAGCTTATAGTGCGGGCTCAAAACCTGCTTATACCATAGAACCAAAGGCGGTAACAGTGATGCGAGAACTGGGTATAGATATTTCTCAACAAAATTCAAAGGGTTTTAACGACCTCACAGTTAAAAACTTCGACTATGCAATCACCTTGGGTTGTAAAGATATCTGTCCCTTTGTTCCGGCAGAAAAACACATCCACTGGGACATTGAAGACCCTAAGGGAAAAAGTATAGAATTTTTCCGAAAAGTGCGTGATGAGCTTAAGCAAAAGATAGAAGATTTAATTAAAAATTTAGCTTAA